A genomic region of Brevibacillus sp. JNUCC-41 contains the following coding sequences:
- a CDS encoding HNH endonuclease produces the protein MEFICQECGKKFIKGYSTAKFCSNECRFKGVSKINRKLSDKECEYCKKVFRPKSSRTRFCSVKCRPANRENKIQTNCLKCGKEMHIIPARLKDGRGKYCSKKCFASRTGETNCKHCGNKLTLYLSDIKENNFCDQKCKNEWMSYTFNGENAPSWRGGCDNYRGENWKSQRRKALKRDGHKCVQCGIPESEAKLMVHHKIPFRFFNGNYEKANILENLETNCNSCHSSQQSHLWHQVPEKFQCFL, from the coding sequence ATGGAATTCATATGCCAAGAATGCGGTAAAAAATTTATTAAAGGGTATAGCACAGCAAAATTCTGTTCAAATGAGTGTAGATTTAAGGGTGTATCAAAAATCAATAGGAAACTTTCTGATAAAGAATGTGAGTATTGTAAGAAAGTATTCCGACCTAAAAGCTCAAGAACAAGATTTTGTTCTGTTAAGTGTAGACCTGCAAACAGGGAAAATAAAATTCAAACAAATTGTCTGAAATGCGGAAAAGAAATGCACATCATCCCTGCTCGATTGAAGGATGGTAGAGGTAAGTATTGTTCCAAAAAATGTTTTGCTTCTAGAACGGGAGAAACAAATTGTAAGCATTGCGGAAACAAATTGACCCTTTACCTAAGTGATATTAAAGAAAATAATTTTTGCGATCAAAAGTGTAAAAATGAATGGATGTCTTACACTTTCAATGGTGAAAATGCTCCTTCATGGCGAGGTGGATGTGATAATTATAGAGGTGAAAATTGGAAATCACAGAGAAGAAAAGCATTAAAACGTGATGGGCATAAATGTGTACAATGCGGAATACCTGAAAGTGAAGCAAAATTGATGGTCCATCATAAAATCCCTTTCCGTTTTTTTAATGGCAATTATGAAAAAGCTAATATTTTAGAAAATCTTGAAACGAACTGTAATTCTTGTCACAGTTCCCAACAATCTCATTTATGGCATCAAGTACCCGAAAAATTCCAATGTTTTTTATAA
- a CDS encoding YkvA family protein, protein MIIDTTKYSDNFSEDSFWKKIKKFGKKAGVKVVYVALLLFYTLQKPTTPVWAKTVIVGALGYFILPIDLIPDLVPGGYTDDFSGLFGALITVSMFIDEEVKLNAKERIGIWFGESAISDTDSVDDKLNKKTDQDE, encoded by the coding sequence ATTATAATAGATACAACTAAATACTCAGATAATTTTTCTGAAGATTCATTTTGGAAGAAGATTAAAAAATTCGGCAAAAAAGCAGGGGTTAAAGTTGTTTATGTAGCTTTGTTATTGTTTTACACACTTCAAAAGCCAACTACTCCTGTTTGGGCAAAAACAGTAATTGTTGGTGCATTGGGATATTTCATACTTCCGATTGATTTAATTCCTGACCTAGTCCCAGGTGGATATACTGATGATTTTTCAGGGTTATTTGGAGCATTGATTACTGTTTCAATGTTTATCGATGAGGAAGTTAAGCTAAATGCAAAAGAAAGAATTGGGATTTGGTTCGGTGAAAGTGCAATTTCTGATACAGATTCAGTTGATGATAAATTAAATAAGAAAACGGATCAGGATGAGTAA